One window of Candidatus Saccharimonadales bacterium genomic DNA carries:
- a CDS encoding cellulase family glycosylhydrolase — MFFGKYLNKKIVLPLPGFRDFAKRRELPLYQLLLFIAVLAIIGGVILFRGMAISAKPTVLSKASSPSIDHGQSDTLTWTSKNTTSCKATSPGQWTTSTSTHGLQVVKPNSTTSYAIRCTGAAGTTASSVTVKVDAPAPPPLYTTSGNQILEDGQPYLPSDITLFGLSGVAANWSSTVQTDEAKMNAAASFWHVNSIRMQVQPDLVNNDTPGYLSTIEQEVGYAESLGMNVIISAQYEYTTKQQSPQADTVTFWETMAGVYGNDDHVWFDMFNEPSLDTTDVGGTQADLWNLWRNGGTIPKGTYVGMQTLVDDIRATGATNLLLAQGVTGGKSLALLGSYELSGSGIVYVIHTYLKSGYDTPADWTTDWATIAQSVPVFDDEFGVHEGPDTCNVNAPTLVPELFNMLAANNIGLGGWTLGDGIMITGETAYTSPTSFNPSVPFTCPATAITGTDAQGPGSLMLQFWERYSSPIR, encoded by the coding sequence ATGTTTTTCGGCAAATATCTAAATAAGAAAATTGTATTACCACTGCCAGGATTCAGAGATTTTGCCAAACGAAGAGAACTGCCGCTTTACCAGTTGCTGCTTTTTATAGCTGTTCTCGCAATCATCGGCGGTGTAATTTTATTTAGAGGTATGGCTATCTCGGCAAAGCCAACTGTCTTATCAAAGGCCTCTTCCCCGTCGATCGATCATGGACAGAGTGATACATTGACTTGGACCAGCAAGAACACCACCAGCTGTAAGGCGACCTCCCCAGGGCAGTGGACAACCTCAACAAGTACGCACGGTTTGCAAGTTGTAAAACCAAACTCAACGACTAGCTACGCTATAAGATGCACTGGTGCTGCCGGGACAACTGCGTCTTCAGTGACAGTAAAAGTAGATGCACCTGCACCGCCTCCACTCTACACAACCTCGGGGAATCAGATACTTGAAGACGGCCAACCTTATTTACCATCAGACATTACGCTCTTTGGTTTGTCCGGCGTCGCCGCCAACTGGAGTAGCACCGTGCAGACCGACGAAGCTAAGATGAACGCGGCAGCTTCTTTCTGGCATGTTAATAGCATCCGCATGCAAGTTCAGCCTGACTTGGTAAATAACGATACACCTGGCTACTTGTCAACGATTGAGCAAGAGGTCGGTTATGCTGAGAGCCTCGGTATGAACGTTATTATCAGTGCTCAATACGAGTACACTACCAAACAGCAATCTCCCCAGGCAGATACTGTCACGTTTTGGGAAACGATGGCCGGTGTCTACGGAAACGATGATCACGTTTGGTTTGATATGTTTAATGAGCCCAGTCTCGACACCACAGACGTAGGTGGCACACAAGCTGATCTCTGGAATCTTTGGAGGAACGGAGGCACGATTCCCAAAGGCACTTACGTTGGCATGCAGACCCTAGTGGACGACATTCGCGCAACCGGTGCCACTAACTTGCTACTGGCACAGGGTGTTACTGGAGGCAAATCTCTTGCCTTACTCGGCAGCTATGAGTTGTCTGGTAGCGGCATCGTATATGTTATACATACATATCTCAAGAGTGGGTATGATACCCCGGCCGACTGGACCACCGACTGGGCAACCATTGCACAGAGTGTCCCAGTTTTTGACGATGAATTTGGCGTCCACGAAGGACCCGACACTTGCAATGTAAATGCACCGACCTTGGTGCCCGAATTGTTTAATATGTTGGCGGCTAACAACATTGGGCTAGGTGGTTGGACATTGGGTGACGGTATTATGATCACTGGTGAAACAGCCTATACTTCACCAACCAGCTTCAACCCATCCGTGCCGTTCACTTGCCCGGCAACTGCTATCACTGGCACAGATGCGCAAGGCCCTGGTTCGCTCATGCTCCAATTCTGGGAAAGATATAGTAGTCCCATTAGGTAA